In one window of Nitrospirota bacterium DNA:
- the dsrH gene encoding sulfurtransferase complex subunit TusB, with protein MKLAVFVSDLRNTVDTLDRLKAEKLGIILIQNGVYHAAIKENGGASPLLKKSADFYALSEDLETRGLSSSNIASGIKVVNYSDVVDLIFNNYEKSVWL; from the coding sequence ATGAAACTTGCTGTTTTTGTCAGTGACCTTAGGAATACGGTTGACACATTGGACAGGCTGAAGGCTGAAAAGCTGGGCATAATACTTATTCAAAACGGCGTATATCATGCAGCCATAAAAGAAAACGGCGGCGCTTCTCCGCTTCTTAAAAAGTCTGCTGATTTTTATGCGCTCTCCGAAGACCTTGAGACAAGGGGTTTGAGCAGTTCCAATATTGCAAGCGGCATAAAGGTCGTAAATTACAGCGATGTGGTTGACCTGATATTCAACAACTACGAAAAATCAGTCTGGTTATAG